In Sander lucioperca isolate FBNREF2018 chromosome 12, SLUC_FBN_1.2, whole genome shotgun sequence, one DNA window encodes the following:
- the dlgap4a gene encoding disks large-associated protein 4 isoform X8: protein MKGLGANRSRHLSDSCEPAGCPQKPLYPLTSDPHSSFLLSPTINHYGTLDPHLHQCPPTIPTPMTPDCLLPFSQMSNSSTFPRLHFTTQTDQVDCSQACMAGGGGVGQGSRAGTLSTSLSMGMGLGLGLTGAPMITSGSATISTAAAAKMNRLPSNLLDQLERHLPLQHDGFSTLQFHRGRMSKQRSESPGRIRHLMHSVQKLFAKSQSLENSAIKGNINGRSAGGMTGTTGAGEEGGRPTRRSKSKDRAKTEGPKQRPRPNALGLWSSDDALDTDTTKAGTIAVGYRNPLTMMTLGRAVSDSQAPPRHIPQGYHTISAHTLKTSKSSSDLKFLACQATQVGLKEEEGRTRRSKDDILVKRGSWSTLTLSQARQVLQKGSATVNRTLLKSKSCHQDLAQQFLQVPLGDWAGTLGRGRARGTEIPCRRMRSGSYVKAMGDLEDSEDSEGSPKPSPKATARRQSYLKATQHSLSEQQPPLPQRNSLPSLKELSTNRSLDNLDCLVSPLEAPPRYRNNDFSHCSGTLGRGSATQRVSLHTFLQVYGQGCGHSVPYCEGESQAVEALDLPAPTCFRSRSHSYLRAIQAGCSQDEDTASVDSDSPPFITTGYSSNTTVSNRKAPPPVPPRTISKPLISVTLQSSTESAQDIYLDQQDRGSEVNSQSGRSNSSDSLCSIRTGSLAKGARPPPVPVPAATPAPAAGSVHPVPAPRDLPPTTTTAVATTSTSTSTQSQNDTLRFGFTLEQPPTATKRKLSSIGIQVDCILPVLKEEPLPPTAPLKFQSIGVQVENGRPWYCTISCHNVLLSRDSSMASRQNTETEPQESQDAAPTENDTANCANSQTGNATAPCRQDKAMVQQPLKHTSAPSRISTSPPATLDPALDPSSLPPPDPSLETGNCSMQGDAVQPSTPACLRDGNWFLKLLQAETGRMEGWCQQMEQETKDNNLSEEVLGTIRSAVGSAQLLMTKKFEQFRGLCNENLNVNANPRPTAQDLAGFWDLLQLSIEDISMKFDELFQLKANNWQLPEKSEKKDENKQLPSSVPKKQTKPKLSAGKDRSVDSAGDKQRQEARKRLMAAKRAASVRQNSATESADSIEIYVPEAQTRL from the exons ATGAAAGGGTTAGGAGCCAACCGCAGTCGTCACCTGTCTGACTCTTGTGAACCAGCAGGTTGCCCCCAGAAGCCTCTCTATcctttgacctctgaccctCACAGCTCCTTTCTGTTGAGCCCCACCATAAACCACTATGGCACCCTGGACCCCCATCTCCACCAGTGCCCTCCCACCATCCCCACCCCCATGACCCCTGACTGCCTGCTGCCTTTCAGCCAGATGTCCAACAGCAGCACCTTCCCTCGTCTGCACTTCACCACCCAGACTGACCAGGTTGACTGCTCCCAGGCCTGTatggctggtggtggtggagttGGGCAGGGCAGCAGAGCAGGTACACTGTCCACATCCTTGTCTATGGGCATGGGCTTGGGTCTGGGCCTTACTGGCGCTCCTATGATCACCAGTGGATCAGCCACCATCTCCACTGCAGCAGCAGCCAAGATGAATCGGTTACCCTCCAACCTTTTGGATCAGCTAGAGAGGCACCTGCCCTTACAGCATGATGGCTTCAGTACGTTGCAGTTTCATAGAGGACGGATGTCGAAGCAACGCAGTGAAAGCCCAGGACGCATACGTCACCTGATGCACTCTGTGCAGAAGCTATTTGCCAAGTCCCAGTCCCTGGAAAACTCTGCAATCAAAGGCAACATAAACGGCCGTTCTGCTGGAGGAATGACTGGCACCACAGGAGCTGGTGAGGAGGGTGGTAGACCAACACGCAGGAGCAAGAGTAAAGACAGGGCTAAAACTGAGGGGCCAAAGCAGAGACCTAGGCCTAATGCACTAGGCCTCTGGAGCTCAGACGATGCCCTGGACACTGACACAACCAAAGCTGGCACTATTGCTGTAGGTTACCGCAACCCACTGACCATGATGACTCTTGGTAGAGCGGTGTCAGACAGCCAGGCCCCTCCCAGACATATCCCACAGGGCTACCACACCATTTCTGCACATACTCTCAAGACCTCCAAAAGCAGCAGTGACCTCAAGTTTCTGGCATGCCAGGCGACACAGGTAGGAttgaaggaagaggagggaagaaCCAGGCGAAGCAAGGATGATATACTGGTGAAGAGGGGCTCCTGGTCCACTCTCACCCTCAGCCAGGCCAGGCAAGTGTTGCAGAAGGGCTCTGCTACTGTTAACAGGACCCTGCTTAAATCAAAGTCATGCCATCAAGATCTGGCACAACAGTTCCTTCAG GTCCCACTGGGGGACTGGGCAGGAACTCTGGGTCGAGGCCGGGCCAGAGGAACTGAGATCCCCTGTCGAAGGATGCGCAGTGGCAGCTATGTGAAAGCTATGGGAGACTTAGAAGACAGTGAGGACTCAGAAGGAAGTCCCAAACCTTCCCCCAAAGCCACAGCACGTCGCCAGAGCTACCTGAAGGCCACCCAGCACTCCCTGAGTGAGCAGCAGCCACCTCTCCCACAACGCAA CTCCCTGCCTTCCCTGAAAGAGCTTTCGACTAATCGGAGCCTTGATAACTTAGACTGCTTGGTGAGCCCGTTGGAGGCCCCTCCACGCTACAGAAACAATGATTTCAGCCATTGCTCTGGCACACTGGGCAGAGGCTCGGCCACTCAG CGTGTGAGTCTGCACACGTTCTTACAGGTATACGGGCAGGGCTGTGGGCACTCAGTACCGTACTGTGAGGGGGAATCGCAGGCAGTGGAGGCTCTGGATCTGCCTGCACCCACGTGCTTCCGGTCGCGCAGCCACAGCTACCTGCGGGCCATTCAGGCGGGCTGCTCCCAGGATGAAGATACGGCCTCTGTGGACTCAGACTCACCACCATTCATCACTACAGGCTACAGCTCCAACACCA CAGTCAGCAATAGGAAGGCTCCTCCTCCTGTCCCACCCCGCACCATATCCAAGCCCCTCATCTCAGTGACGCTGCAAAGCAGCACAGAGTCGGCCCAAGACATATACCTTGACCAGCAGGACCGCGGCAGTGAGGTCAACAGCCAGTCAGGACGCAGCAACTCCTCTGACAGTCTCTGTAGCATCCGCACGGGCAGTCTGGCTAAGGGGGCCCGACCTCCACCAGTCCCTGTCCCTGCTGCAACCCCTGCACCCGCTGCAGGCTCTGTACATCCTGTTCCAGCCCCTCGTGACCTTcctcccaccaccaccactgccGTTGCCACTACCAGCACTTCCACATCTACCCAGTCCCAAAATGACACCCTGAGATTTGGTTTCACCCTAGAGCAGCCCCCCACAGCAACTAAGAGGAAACTGTCCTCTATTGGAATTCAG GTGGATTGCATTCTGCCAGTCTTAAAAGAAGAACCTCTACCCCCGACTGCACCCCTTAAATTTCAGTCAATTGGTGTTCAAGTGGAGAACGGCAGGCC ATGGTACTGCACCATCAGCTGCCATAATGTCCT TCTCAGCCGGGATAGCAGCATGGCCTCCAGACAGAATACAGAGACTGAGCCTCAGGAGTCCCAGGATGCCGCACCCACAGAAAACGACACAGCCAACTGCGCCAACAGTCAAACAGGGAATGCCACCGCACCTTGCAGACAGGACAAAGCCATGGTACAGCAGCCCCTTAAACACACCTCAGCCCCATCCAGGATATCCACCTCACCCCCGGCGACTCTGGACCCAGCTTTAGACCCCTCCTCGCTTCCACCGCCAGATCCCAGCCTGGAGACCGGAAACTGCAGCATGCAAGGAGATGCTGTTCAGCCCAGTACGCCAGCTTGCCTCCGAGATGGTAACTGGTTTCTGAAGCTGCTGCAGGCGGAAACGGGGCGCATGGAGGGCTGGTGTCAACAGATGGAGCAGGAGACCAAAGACAACAATCTGTCAGAGGAGG TGTTGGGGACGATCCGCAGTGCAGTAGGCAGTGCTCAGCTCCTCATGACAAAGAAGTTTGAGCAGTTCAGAGGGCTCTGTAATGAGAACTTG AACGTAAATGCCAACCCACGACCAACAGCGCAGGACCTCGCAGGGTTCTGGGATCTGCTACAACTCTCAATAGAAGACATCAGCATGAAGTTTGATGAGCTCTTCCAACTGAAGGCCAACAACTGGCAACTTCCTGAGAAATCAGAGAAGAAG GATGAAAACAAGCAGCTTCCATCATCTGTGCCAAAGAAGCAGACTAAGCCCAAGCTGTCAGCGGGGAAGGACAGGAGCGTGGACTCGGCTGGAGACAAACAGCGGCAAGAAGCCAGGAAGCGTTTGATGGCAGCAAAGCGCGCGGCTTCAGTACGACAGAACTCCGCCACGGAAAGCGCCGACAGCATCGAAATCTATGTCCCCGAGGCCCAGACCCGCCTCTGA
- the dlgap4a gene encoding disks large-associated protein 4 isoform X1, with translation MKGLGANRSRHLSDSCEPAGCPQKPLYPLTSDPHSSFLLSPTINHYGTLDPHLHQCPPTIPTPMTPDCLLPFSQMSNSSTFPRLHFTTQTDQVDCSQACMAGGGGVGQGSRAGTLSTSLSMGMGLGLGLTGAPMITSGSATISTAAAAKMNRLPSNLLDQLERHLPLQHDGFSTLQFHRGRMSKQRSESPGRIRHLMHSVQKLFAKSQSLENSAIKGNINGRSAGGMTGTTGAGEEGGRPTRRSKSKDRAKTEGPKQRPRPNALGLWSSDDALDTDTTKAGTIAVGYRNPLTMMTLGRAVSDSQAPPRHIPQGYHTISAHTLKTSKSSSDLKFLACQATQVGLKEEEGRTRRSKDDILVKRGSWSTLTLSQARQVLQKGSATVNRTLLKSKSCHQDLAQQFLQVGGPVPLGDWAGTLGRGRARGTEIPCRRMRSGSYVKAMGDLEDSEDSEGSPKPSPKATARRQSYLKATQHSLSEQQPPLPQRKPRCYALMREDYLWSPLQSACSMQHLSSLPSLKELSTNRSLDNLDCLVSPLEAPPRYRNNDFSHCSGTLGRGSATQRVSLHTFLQVYGQGCGHSVPYCEGESQAVEALDLPAPTCFRSRSHSYLRAIQAGCSQDEDTASVDSDSPPFITTGYSSNTTVSNRKAPPPVPPRTISKPLISVTLQSSTESAQDIYLDQQDRGSEVNSQSGRSNSSDSLCSIRTGSLAKGARPPPVPVPAATPAPAAGSVHPVPAPRDLPPTTTTAVATTSTSTSTQSQNDTLRFGFTLEQPPTATKRKLSSIGIQVDCILPVLKEEPLPPTAPLKFQSIGVQVENGRPWYCTISCHNVLLSRDSSMASRQNTETEPQESQDAAPTENDTANCANSQTGNATAPCRQDKAMVQQPLKHTSAPSRISTSPPATLDPALDPSSLPPPDPSLETGNCSMQGDAVQPSTPACLRDGNWFLKLLQAETGRMEGWCQQMEQETKDNNLSEEVLGTIRSAVGSAQLLMTKKFEQFRGLCNENLNVNANPRPTAQDLAGFWDLLQLSIEDISMKFDELFQLKANNWQLPEKSEKKDENKQLPSSVPKKQTKPKLSAGKDRSVDSAGDKQRQEARKRLMAAKRAASVRQNSATESADSIEIYVPEAQTRL, from the exons ATGAAAGGGTTAGGAGCCAACCGCAGTCGTCACCTGTCTGACTCTTGTGAACCAGCAGGTTGCCCCCAGAAGCCTCTCTATcctttgacctctgaccctCACAGCTCCTTTCTGTTGAGCCCCACCATAAACCACTATGGCACCCTGGACCCCCATCTCCACCAGTGCCCTCCCACCATCCCCACCCCCATGACCCCTGACTGCCTGCTGCCTTTCAGCCAGATGTCCAACAGCAGCACCTTCCCTCGTCTGCACTTCACCACCCAGACTGACCAGGTTGACTGCTCCCAGGCCTGTatggctggtggtggtggagttGGGCAGGGCAGCAGAGCAGGTACACTGTCCACATCCTTGTCTATGGGCATGGGCTTGGGTCTGGGCCTTACTGGCGCTCCTATGATCACCAGTGGATCAGCCACCATCTCCACTGCAGCAGCAGCCAAGATGAATCGGTTACCCTCCAACCTTTTGGATCAGCTAGAGAGGCACCTGCCCTTACAGCATGATGGCTTCAGTACGTTGCAGTTTCATAGAGGACGGATGTCGAAGCAACGCAGTGAAAGCCCAGGACGCATACGTCACCTGATGCACTCTGTGCAGAAGCTATTTGCCAAGTCCCAGTCCCTGGAAAACTCTGCAATCAAAGGCAACATAAACGGCCGTTCTGCTGGAGGAATGACTGGCACCACAGGAGCTGGTGAGGAGGGTGGTAGACCAACACGCAGGAGCAAGAGTAAAGACAGGGCTAAAACTGAGGGGCCAAAGCAGAGACCTAGGCCTAATGCACTAGGCCTCTGGAGCTCAGACGATGCCCTGGACACTGACACAACCAAAGCTGGCACTATTGCTGTAGGTTACCGCAACCCACTGACCATGATGACTCTTGGTAGAGCGGTGTCAGACAGCCAGGCCCCTCCCAGACATATCCCACAGGGCTACCACACCATTTCTGCACATACTCTCAAGACCTCCAAAAGCAGCAGTGACCTCAAGTTTCTGGCATGCCAGGCGACACAGGTAGGAttgaaggaagaggagggaagaaCCAGGCGAAGCAAGGATGATATACTGGTGAAGAGGGGCTCCTGGTCCACTCTCACCCTCAGCCAGGCCAGGCAAGTGTTGCAGAAGGGCTCTGCTACTGTTAACAGGACCCTGCTTAAATCAAAGTCATGCCATCAAGATCTGGCACAACAGTTCCTTCAGGTAGGAGGGCCA GTCCCACTGGGGGACTGGGCAGGAACTCTGGGTCGAGGCCGGGCCAGAGGAACTGAGATCCCCTGTCGAAGGATGCGCAGTGGCAGCTATGTGAAAGCTATGGGAGACTTAGAAGACAGTGAGGACTCAGAAGGAAGTCCCAAACCTTCCCCCAAAGCCACAGCACGTCGCCAGAGCTACCTGAAGGCCACCCAGCACTCCCTGAGTGAGCAGCAGCCACCTCTCCCACAACGCAA GCCTCGTTGCTACGCTCTCATGCGGGAGGACTATCTGTGGTCTCCACTACAGAGTGCATGTTCTATGCAGCATCTGAG CTCCCTGCCTTCCCTGAAAGAGCTTTCGACTAATCGGAGCCTTGATAACTTAGACTGCTTGGTGAGCCCGTTGGAGGCCCCTCCACGCTACAGAAACAATGATTTCAGCCATTGCTCTGGCACACTGGGCAGAGGCTCGGCCACTCAG CGTGTGAGTCTGCACACGTTCTTACAGGTATACGGGCAGGGCTGTGGGCACTCAGTACCGTACTGTGAGGGGGAATCGCAGGCAGTGGAGGCTCTGGATCTGCCTGCACCCACGTGCTTCCGGTCGCGCAGCCACAGCTACCTGCGGGCCATTCAGGCGGGCTGCTCCCAGGATGAAGATACGGCCTCTGTGGACTCAGACTCACCACCATTCATCACTACAGGCTACAGCTCCAACACCA CAGTCAGCAATAGGAAGGCTCCTCCTCCTGTCCCACCCCGCACCATATCCAAGCCCCTCATCTCAGTGACGCTGCAAAGCAGCACAGAGTCGGCCCAAGACATATACCTTGACCAGCAGGACCGCGGCAGTGAGGTCAACAGCCAGTCAGGACGCAGCAACTCCTCTGACAGTCTCTGTAGCATCCGCACGGGCAGTCTGGCTAAGGGGGCCCGACCTCCACCAGTCCCTGTCCCTGCTGCAACCCCTGCACCCGCTGCAGGCTCTGTACATCCTGTTCCAGCCCCTCGTGACCTTcctcccaccaccaccactgccGTTGCCACTACCAGCACTTCCACATCTACCCAGTCCCAAAATGACACCCTGAGATTTGGTTTCACCCTAGAGCAGCCCCCCACAGCAACTAAGAGGAAACTGTCCTCTATTGGAATTCAG GTGGATTGCATTCTGCCAGTCTTAAAAGAAGAACCTCTACCCCCGACTGCACCCCTTAAATTTCAGTCAATTGGTGTTCAAGTGGAGAACGGCAGGCC ATGGTACTGCACCATCAGCTGCCATAATGTCCT TCTCAGCCGGGATAGCAGCATGGCCTCCAGACAGAATACAGAGACTGAGCCTCAGGAGTCCCAGGATGCCGCACCCACAGAAAACGACACAGCCAACTGCGCCAACAGTCAAACAGGGAATGCCACCGCACCTTGCAGACAGGACAAAGCCATGGTACAGCAGCCCCTTAAACACACCTCAGCCCCATCCAGGATATCCACCTCACCCCCGGCGACTCTGGACCCAGCTTTAGACCCCTCCTCGCTTCCACCGCCAGATCCCAGCCTGGAGACCGGAAACTGCAGCATGCAAGGAGATGCTGTTCAGCCCAGTACGCCAGCTTGCCTCCGAGATGGTAACTGGTTTCTGAAGCTGCTGCAGGCGGAAACGGGGCGCATGGAGGGCTGGTGTCAACAGATGGAGCAGGAGACCAAAGACAACAATCTGTCAGAGGAGG TGTTGGGGACGATCCGCAGTGCAGTAGGCAGTGCTCAGCTCCTCATGACAAAGAAGTTTGAGCAGTTCAGAGGGCTCTGTAATGAGAACTTG AACGTAAATGCCAACCCACGACCAACAGCGCAGGACCTCGCAGGGTTCTGGGATCTGCTACAACTCTCAATAGAAGACATCAGCATGAAGTTTGATGAGCTCTTCCAACTGAAGGCCAACAACTGGCAACTTCCTGAGAAATCAGAGAAGAAG GATGAAAACAAGCAGCTTCCATCATCTGTGCCAAAGAAGCAGACTAAGCCCAAGCTGTCAGCGGGGAAGGACAGGAGCGTGGACTCGGCTGGAGACAAACAGCGGCAAGAAGCCAGGAAGCGTTTGATGGCAGCAAAGCGCGCGGCTTCAGTACGACAGAACTCCGCCACGGAAAGCGCCGACAGCATCGAAATCTATGTCCCCGAGGCCCAGACCCGCCTCTGA
- the dlgap4a gene encoding disks large-associated protein 4 isoform X7 gives MKGLGANRSRHLSDSCEPAGCPQKPLYPLTSDPHSSFLLSPTINHYGTLDPHLHQCPPTIPTPMTPDCLLPFSQMSNSSTFPRLHFTTQTDQVDCSQACMAGGGGVGQGSRAGTLSTSLSMGMGLGLGLTGAPMITSGSATISTAAAAKMNRLPSNLLDQLERHLPLQHDGFSTLQFHRGRMSKQRSESPGRIRHLMHSVQKLFAKSQSLENSAIKGNINGRSAGGMTGTTGAGEEGGRPTRRSKSKDRAKTEGPKQRPRPNALGLWSSDDALDTDTTKAGTIAVGYRNPLTMMTLGRAVSDSQAPPRHIPQGYHTISAHTLKTSKSSSDLKFLACQATQVGLKEEEGRTRRSKDDILVKRGSWSTLTLSQARQVLQKGSATVNRTLLKSKSCHQDLAQQFLQVGGPVPLGDWAGTLGRGRARGTEIPCRRMRSGSYVKAMGDLEDSEDSEGSPKPSPKATARRQSYLKATQHSLSEQQPPLPQRNSLPSLKELSTNRSLDNLDCLVSPLEAPPRYRNNDFSHCSGTLGRGSATQRVSLHTFLQVYGQGCGHSVPYCEGESQAVEALDLPAPTCFRSRSHSYLRAIQAGCSQDEDTASVDSDSPPFITTGYSSNTTVSNRKAPPPVPPRTISKPLISVTLQSSTESAQDIYLDQQDRGSEVNSQSGRSNSSDSLCSIRTGSLAKGARPPPVPVPAATPAPAAGSVHPVPAPRDLPPTTTTAVATTSTSTSTQSQNDTLRFGFTLEQPPTATKRKLSSIGIQVDCILPVLKEEPLPPTAPLKFQSIGVQVENGRPWYCTISCHNVLLSRDSSMASRQNTETEPQESQDAAPTENDTANCANSQTGNATAPCRQDKAMVQQPLKHTSAPSRISTSPPATLDPALDPSSLPPPDPSLETGNCSMQGDAVQPSTPACLRDGNWFLKLLQAETGRMEGWCQQMEQETKDNNLSEEVLGTIRSAVGSAQLLMTKKFEQFRGLCNENLNVNANPRPTAQDLAGFWDLLQLSIEDISMKFDELFQLKANNWQLPEKSEKKDENKQLPSSVPKKQTKPKLSAGKDRSVDSAGDKQRQEARKRLMAAKRAASVRQNSATESADSIEIYVPEAQTRL, from the exons ATGAAAGGGTTAGGAGCCAACCGCAGTCGTCACCTGTCTGACTCTTGTGAACCAGCAGGTTGCCCCCAGAAGCCTCTCTATcctttgacctctgaccctCACAGCTCCTTTCTGTTGAGCCCCACCATAAACCACTATGGCACCCTGGACCCCCATCTCCACCAGTGCCCTCCCACCATCCCCACCCCCATGACCCCTGACTGCCTGCTGCCTTTCAGCCAGATGTCCAACAGCAGCACCTTCCCTCGTCTGCACTTCACCACCCAGACTGACCAGGTTGACTGCTCCCAGGCCTGTatggctggtggtggtggagttGGGCAGGGCAGCAGAGCAGGTACACTGTCCACATCCTTGTCTATGGGCATGGGCTTGGGTCTGGGCCTTACTGGCGCTCCTATGATCACCAGTGGATCAGCCACCATCTCCACTGCAGCAGCAGCCAAGATGAATCGGTTACCCTCCAACCTTTTGGATCAGCTAGAGAGGCACCTGCCCTTACAGCATGATGGCTTCAGTACGTTGCAGTTTCATAGAGGACGGATGTCGAAGCAACGCAGTGAAAGCCCAGGACGCATACGTCACCTGATGCACTCTGTGCAGAAGCTATTTGCCAAGTCCCAGTCCCTGGAAAACTCTGCAATCAAAGGCAACATAAACGGCCGTTCTGCTGGAGGAATGACTGGCACCACAGGAGCTGGTGAGGAGGGTGGTAGACCAACACGCAGGAGCAAGAGTAAAGACAGGGCTAAAACTGAGGGGCCAAAGCAGAGACCTAGGCCTAATGCACTAGGCCTCTGGAGCTCAGACGATGCCCTGGACACTGACACAACCAAAGCTGGCACTATTGCTGTAGGTTACCGCAACCCACTGACCATGATGACTCTTGGTAGAGCGGTGTCAGACAGCCAGGCCCCTCCCAGACATATCCCACAGGGCTACCACACCATTTCTGCACATACTCTCAAGACCTCCAAAAGCAGCAGTGACCTCAAGTTTCTGGCATGCCAGGCGACACAGGTAGGAttgaaggaagaggagggaagaaCCAGGCGAAGCAAGGATGATATACTGGTGAAGAGGGGCTCCTGGTCCACTCTCACCCTCAGCCAGGCCAGGCAAGTGTTGCAGAAGGGCTCTGCTACTGTTAACAGGACCCTGCTTAAATCAAAGTCATGCCATCAAGATCTGGCACAACAGTTCCTTCAGGTAGGAGGGCCA GTCCCACTGGGGGACTGGGCAGGAACTCTGGGTCGAGGCCGGGCCAGAGGAACTGAGATCCCCTGTCGAAGGATGCGCAGTGGCAGCTATGTGAAAGCTATGGGAGACTTAGAAGACAGTGAGGACTCAGAAGGAAGTCCCAAACCTTCCCCCAAAGCCACAGCACGTCGCCAGAGCTACCTGAAGGCCACCCAGCACTCCCTGAGTGAGCAGCAGCCACCTCTCCCACAACGCAA CTCCCTGCCTTCCCTGAAAGAGCTTTCGACTAATCGGAGCCTTGATAACTTAGACTGCTTGGTGAGCCCGTTGGAGGCCCCTCCACGCTACAGAAACAATGATTTCAGCCATTGCTCTGGCACACTGGGCAGAGGCTCGGCCACTCAG CGTGTGAGTCTGCACACGTTCTTACAGGTATACGGGCAGGGCTGTGGGCACTCAGTACCGTACTGTGAGGGGGAATCGCAGGCAGTGGAGGCTCTGGATCTGCCTGCACCCACGTGCTTCCGGTCGCGCAGCCACAGCTACCTGCGGGCCATTCAGGCGGGCTGCTCCCAGGATGAAGATACGGCCTCTGTGGACTCAGACTCACCACCATTCATCACTACAGGCTACAGCTCCAACACCA CAGTCAGCAATAGGAAGGCTCCTCCTCCTGTCCCACCCCGCACCATATCCAAGCCCCTCATCTCAGTGACGCTGCAAAGCAGCACAGAGTCGGCCCAAGACATATACCTTGACCAGCAGGACCGCGGCAGTGAGGTCAACAGCCAGTCAGGACGCAGCAACTCCTCTGACAGTCTCTGTAGCATCCGCACGGGCAGTCTGGCTAAGGGGGCCCGACCTCCACCAGTCCCTGTCCCTGCTGCAACCCCTGCACCCGCTGCAGGCTCTGTACATCCTGTTCCAGCCCCTCGTGACCTTcctcccaccaccaccactgccGTTGCCACTACCAGCACTTCCACATCTACCCAGTCCCAAAATGACACCCTGAGATTTGGTTTCACCCTAGAGCAGCCCCCCACAGCAACTAAGAGGAAACTGTCCTCTATTGGAATTCAG GTGGATTGCATTCTGCCAGTCTTAAAAGAAGAACCTCTACCCCCGACTGCACCCCTTAAATTTCAGTCAATTGGTGTTCAAGTGGAGAACGGCAGGCC ATGGTACTGCACCATCAGCTGCCATAATGTCCT TCTCAGCCGGGATAGCAGCATGGCCTCCAGACAGAATACAGAGACTGAGCCTCAGGAGTCCCAGGATGCCGCACCCACAGAAAACGACACAGCCAACTGCGCCAACAGTCAAACAGGGAATGCCACCGCACCTTGCAGACAGGACAAAGCCATGGTACAGCAGCCCCTTAAACACACCTCAGCCCCATCCAGGATATCCACCTCACCCCCGGCGACTCTGGACCCAGCTTTAGACCCCTCCTCGCTTCCACCGCCAGATCCCAGCCTGGAGACCGGAAACTGCAGCATGCAAGGAGATGCTGTTCAGCCCAGTACGCCAGCTTGCCTCCGAGATGGTAACTGGTTTCTGAAGCTGCTGCAGGCGGAAACGGGGCGCATGGAGGGCTGGTGTCAACAGATGGAGCAGGAGACCAAAGACAACAATCTGTCAGAGGAGG TGTTGGGGACGATCCGCAGTGCAGTAGGCAGTGCTCAGCTCCTCATGACAAAGAAGTTTGAGCAGTTCAGAGGGCTCTGTAATGAGAACTTG AACGTAAATGCCAACCCACGACCAACAGCGCAGGACCTCGCAGGGTTCTGGGATCTGCTACAACTCTCAATAGAAGACATCAGCATGAAGTTTGATGAGCTCTTCCAACTGAAGGCCAACAACTGGCAACTTCCTGAGAAATCAGAGAAGAAG GATGAAAACAAGCAGCTTCCATCATCTGTGCCAAAGAAGCAGACTAAGCCCAAGCTGTCAGCGGGGAAGGACAGGAGCGTGGACTCGGCTGGAGACAAACAGCGGCAAGAAGCCAGGAAGCGTTTGATGGCAGCAAAGCGCGCGGCTTCAGTACGACAGAACTCCGCCACGGAAAGCGCCGACAGCATCGAAATCTATGTCCCCGAGGCCCAGACCCGCCTCTGA